The genomic segment GGGGTCGTAGCGCTTCAGGCGTGCGAGGTACAGCTTCGTGAGATCGGTGGATGTGATTTTGCGGAGTTTCAACAGGCTGGCCAGATGGCTGACGCTCGCGAAGGCGAGATCTTCGATGTTCGACGGCGCTGTGGCGGATTCGTCCGCTGCCCAGCCGATCATGCCCGTGGGCGCGGTCCCGGCTTTTGGTGCAAGGACCTGAACGTTCTTGTGCGCGTGGGTCACCTCGCCCCTTGCGGGCTGCGGATGGAACACGAACGACGGTGCAACCGAATTCGGCAGCTTCAGCTTGCGGATCGCCTTCATCGACCCATTGCGATCCACCAGGCCGTCGATCATCATCTTCTTCTGCTCATCCGTGAACGGGCCGATGCCGGCGAGAATGGCCGCCTGATCGATCATCTCGGGGGTGATCTTGGGAGGCTTTGACTGATCGGTGCTGTCGCTCTCCTGTGCCTGTGCGGATTGCGTGGCGAGCGTGTAGAGAACACCGGGGAACAGTGCCGAGGCGACGCCTGCGCGGCTGCAAGCGCTGAGGAAACTGCGGCGGTCGAGTGTCATCGAGTGAGCGTCCTGAGGAAGATGAAGAGCGTCTCCGTCACTATAGCGGACCCTGAACGGAAGTCGCAGCCCTGAGTGCGGTCGGAACAGATTTCTCCAGTAGCGTTCGATCTCAACCTGGTCGTCTATTGAATCGGCGGCGGCGTGTTGGACGGGGCCGGTTTCGGCCGGTAAATCGTGTTCGCACCTTTCATCGTGATCGCCCCCTTGATCGATGGAGCGACGGTCGCGTGCAGATTGGCGGTGCCTAGTTGCTGGGCGCCGCCCAACACCGAGAGCACAGCGTTGAACTGCCCCACCGTCGAGCGCGCAATGAACACGGCGAGGACCCTGCAGCTCTGGCCAACAGCAAGGCCTGCGCAGTTGCTGTCCGTGAGAGAGAAAGAGCTGCTCTGGGGACCTTTGAGCTGTAGCTGGATGGCCTGCAGCGGCACCTTGCCGTCATTCATGATTGTGATCAGCTGGCGTATGTGCGGAGGCGAAAGATCCGGTTCTGCCGGAGTGATCGTCACATGTGGCCGCGGTTGCGGTTGCGGATTTGGTTGGGGCTGGGACGGAGTTCCCTGCTGGGGCGCAGTCGGCACAGACGAGGACGGCGGCGGAAATTGCGGCAACTGCCATCCGGAACCCGGTCGATTTCGTCCTACCAAAGCCACATCGTTCGCGACCATCTGGTTCAGGATCGCTTGCGTACTGCCGGGGGTGATATGCAACTCGGCCGTGTAGCTGGAGCGAAATCTCACCGCACCCGGCGCAAAGCGAACCGAAATCCTGCAGCTCTCATCGCTCCTCAGCGGGTTGGCGCATCGATTATCGACGATCTCGTAGCTGCTGGCACTCTTCCCCTTGAGCACTGCGTTCACGGTTAGCCCCGGGCCGCCTACGTTCGACACCTCCACATCCTGCGCTGCTGAGTCGACCTCGAACTGCAGCACAGACGGGATCACCCGCATCACGGGAGGGGCTACTGTCGCAGGCGCAGGAGGTGCCGGCGCAGACGGAGGAGGCTGTTGCACCGGGGGCGGTGTCGGTGGAGTCTGTGCCTGCTTGTTCCCCAGGTCTTCGCCGCTCGCAGAGGACTTTCCCCCCGCGTTCAGATCCAACACCTGCACGGGAGCTGGCGCGGTCCCGTTCGCCGTGAGCGGCACCTTGTGCTGTATACCGCTGCGATTGTCCGACACATCGAGAACTCCGGCTCGCTCTCCGGCCGTCGTGCCTGATTGAAATTGCACGGCAACTTTACAGATGGTGGTGCCGGCCAGGTTCTCACAGCCTCTTTGTCTGGCTATGTATCCGTCTCCCTCTGCGGATGCGGCCGTCAATGTGAGACCGGGCGCGCCACTTACACTCACAATCTGCTCGGCGGACGTGCTGCCCGTGAAGACGTCTCCGAAAGCCAGAAACTCCGGTGTAACCGTGACGATATCGGGCAGCGAGATAGCTGTAAGATCCGATATCAGGCGCTGCCCGGAAGCGGTTTCCACCACCAGCCGGGCGCGCTTGGCGCCGGGATCGCCGGAGTGGAAGGTCACATCAATCGTGCAGACGTTGGAGGCCGGCAGGTCTTTGCATTCGTCCGCGACGACTGTGAACTCCTGCGCGTCTTGTTCCACGGAAAACCGCGCGATCGGCAAATCGCGAAAGCCGCGGTTGGTGAGCTTCAGTTGTTTCTGCACAGCAGTGCCGTATGAAACCGCTCCGAAATCCACCTGCCCCGGATCGAGCTCGCCGCCCGATACAAGCCACAACACTGCGCCCACCAGCAGGACCGACAACCACGCAGATGAGCTTCGTGCCCGCTGCTTCCGGCTCAGTGCGCGCTCAGGAATGGTCAAGGTCAGCTTCAGCTGGCGCATGGGCTCACCTCGTGCTGGTCCGCGCACCTCGTCCGCCGTCCGCGACCAGTTCTCGGTCGTCCTCCACGCCCGCGGGGACCAGCGTTATAGTACCGGCCACCTGAACTGGCGGGCCGGAACTCTCATCCGGAGCCGCTGCTGGACCGTCTCCCAGAATGTCCTTCAGGCGGTCACATCCCGCCACCAGGACGAGCCACGTCACCATGGCATCGAGCACCGGCTGATTCTGAACCCCCATAGCGGCCAACACGCGGAGATCCTTGCCGAAGTAGATCAGGATCAGCGACAGCAAGCCGCACACCGTGAAGGAGGCCCACTTCTGCCTCCGCGCTGCTGCGTCCTGGACTTCCTGATCTTTGAGGCTCGCAGGGTCGGGAAACTTCGTCCGCCAGGCTTTGAACGATTCCAGAAGAAACAGGAGACCGCGGCTGATTCTCTCCACTCCAAACGCGGCCAGCAACAACATCGCCGTCACACTGACAGCATCGTGTGTCATAGCAACCTCCCGATCTGAAGCTTCACAAAAAAGCGGAAAGATGGGCGGCCCGAAAAAACGAGGAGATCACGAGTATCTGCCGGCAGTTGCGCGACCTGGAGACCCTGACAGCCGGAGGGAGAATTGATGCACAAGTATACGCCGGATTTGGTCGGAAGCAGCTTGATTTGATGCTTCCCGGCGCGCGGATTCCCTACTTCTGGAAGAACTCTCCGTGGCCGCCGTTGGCCCATGGGTCGTAATGCGCGGCGAAGTTGGCGCGGTTCTTCACGGAAGGGTGATTGTAGAGCCAGAACTCCACGATGGGGCTGGGATCGGGATCTTCGAGCCAGGCCTCGCCGAGAGCGTTGAAGGCGGCGACCGCAGTGCGTTGCGGATCGGGAACAAGGCCGTGCATGGCCTCCTGCCCGTAGACGTCGGACTGGTGCTCAAGATAGCGGCTGAAGGTGTTGCCGATCGGAGTGACGATGAATCCCGCCATGGATACCGCGAAGAGCAGCACTACGAAACCGGCGCGCGTGGCGAGGGGCGCGATCCCTCCCTTCGGGCCGGTTTGCTCGTGGATACTCCAGCGCTCGCCGTAACGCGCCACAAGCCATCTTGAGAAGCCGGCGCACACCCAGAAGAGGAAGAACATGCCGACCGCTGAAGCCGCAAGTCCCTTGGGGATGTGGTGCAGCACGTAGTGTCCGGTCTCGTGGCCGAAGATGTACATGACTTCGTCGTTGGGCACGCGGCCCGCGGTAGTATCCCACACAACGATGCGCTTGGTGGCGCCGAGCCCGCTGACGTAAGCGTTGAGGCCATTGGTCTTGACGCTGGCCTTCATAAGGTACATGCGGTCAGGCGGGATGTTGGTGCCGGTGCGCGCGACGACCTTTTGGAGGTCCGCGACGAGCGCGGCGTTGTTCTTCGACAGCGGTTCGAACTGGTTATAGATGGGCTCGAGCAGCGGTTCGCCGATTGCACCAGCAATGGAGAGGGGCACGGCGACGATCCAGCACAAGAGCCAGAAGCGCTGTGGGGAGACCTTCACGATCCAGTTGAAGAGCAACAGGCCCAGCAAGCCGAAGGCAAGCGCCAGGCCGAGGCTTTTGCCCTGGTCGCCGAACCAGCCTGCCCAGCCCTGGACGCTGATGCCGTAGTGGCGGCTGACGGTGTGGCCGATCATGTCGAGTGGAAGGCTCGCCAGAAAAGCAATCAGGATGAATGCCGCGAAGAACCAGACGCCCTGCATCCAACGGCGGGGCGAGCGACCGGCGGCCCATTGCTCCAGCGCGGCAGCGGTGCGCGTGGCCAGCAGCAGCCACAGGACGGCGAGTCCCCATATGGATCCGACGATGTCGAGAGTGAGCCGGATCTTGTTCAGCGTCTTTGCCTTGGCAAGCTTGTCGGGCGGCAGATGATAGGCCTGATCAGACGGTGCCTGCTGCTGGGCAGTGATCATCTGCTTTTCTTCGGGCGTGGGCTCAGGCGCGTTCTGCGCATTGAGCGTGGCAGCGCCGGTGACGAGCGATGAAACGAACAGAATCATAGTAAGAAGGCGCGCGAATCGCATGAGCAGTTCCTCAGGAGTGCTGTTGATTTGAGACAATTGCGGCACCAATGTTTTTACCCGATATTCTCCGTTCCCTGCCATTCCATTCCCGTGGCTCTGTGCAGCGAGGTCTCCGTTGTGGCACTGCTTCGGCTCTCGGACTGGCCGCCGCAATCGCTCTAGCGCAGCCGCACGTTGTTACCGCGCAGCAATCGCCGGTGCTGCTCGACGCCATGACATCAGAATTACACCGCGCGTTCACCTCGCTGGGCCGGGGCGATGCGGCGGCCAAGGAGAATGAACTGCCGCCGTATTTCCTCAGCTACTCGGTGAGCGATGCCGATGTTGTGATGATGCAGGCGCAGTATGGCGCGGTTGTCGCCGACAATGCGAACCGGGTGCGCGTTGCCGACATCCAGGTACGGCTGGGTGATGCGAAGCTCGACAACACGCACGGCCAGCATCGCGGCTCCGCAGTGAACAGCATGCAGCTTCCGCTGACCGACGATGCGGCAGCGCTGAAGCGCTCATTGTGGCTGGCGACCAACTCGGGATACTCGAACGCGCTCGACAACTACCTGCGGGTGAAGACTGAGGCGCAGGTGCGCGCGAAAGAAGAGGACACCTCGCCCGACTTCAGCGAAGAGAAGCCGCAGGTGGCTATCGGGAAGATCGCGCCGGCGGTGAAAGTGGATCGCGCAGCGTGGGCGCAGCGCATCACCGCGCTGTCGAAGGTGTTCCGCGCCTATCCGGATGTCTATCAGAACGCGGTGATCCTGAGCGTTCAGAACGACACTTACTACTTCGCATCGTCTGAGGGCTCGCGAATCGTTGCGCCGCATGAGCAGGCACGCCTCGTGGCTGTGGCG from the Occallatibacter riparius genome contains:
- a CDS encoding choice-of-anchor D domain-containing protein encodes the protein MRQLKLTLTIPERALSRKQRARSSSAWLSVLLVGAVLWLVSGGELDPGQVDFGAVSYGTAVQKQLKLTNRGFRDLPIARFSVEQDAQEFTVVADECKDLPASNVCTIDVTFHSGDPGAKRARLVVETASGQRLISDLTAISLPDIVTVTPEFLAFGDVFTGSTSAEQIVSVSGAPGLTLTAASAEGDGYIARQRGCENLAGTTICKVAVQFQSGTTAGERAGVLDVSDNRSGIQHKVPLTANGTAPAPVQVLDLNAGGKSSASGEDLGNKQAQTPPTPPPVQQPPPSAPAPPAPATVAPPVMRVIPSVLQFEVDSAAQDVEVSNVGGPGLTVNAVLKGKSASSYEIVDNRCANPLRSDESCRISVRFAPGAVRFRSSYTAELHITPGSTQAILNQMVANDVALVGRNRPGSGWQLPQFPPPSSSVPTAPQQGTPSQPQPNPQPQPRPHVTITPAEPDLSPPHIRQLITIMNDGKVPLQAIQLQLKGPQSSSFSLTDSNCAGLAVGQSCRVLAVFIARSTVGQFNAVLSVLGGAQQLGTANLHATVAPSIKGAITMKGANTIYRPKPAPSNTPPPIQ
- a CDS encoding M48 family metallopeptidase, which translates into the protein MILFVSSLVTGAATLNAQNAPEPTPEEKQMITAQQQAPSDQAYHLPPDKLAKAKTLNKIRLTLDIVGSIWGLAVLWLLLATRTAAALEQWAAGRSPRRWMQGVWFFAAFILIAFLASLPLDMIGHTVSRHYGISVQGWAGWFGDQGKSLGLALAFGLLGLLLFNWIVKVSPQRFWLLCWIVAVPLSIAGAIGEPLLEPIYNQFEPLSKNNAALVADLQKVVARTGTNIPPDRMYLMKASVKTNGLNAYVSGLGATKRIVVWDTTAGRVPNDEVMYIFGHETGHYVLHHIPKGLAASAVGMFFLFWVCAGFSRWLVARYGERWSIHEQTGPKGGIAPLATRAGFVVLLFAVSMAGFIVTPIGNTFSRYLEHQSDVYGQEAMHGLVPDPQRTAVAAFNALGEAWLEDPDPSPIVEFWLYNHPSVKNRANFAAHYDPWANGGHGEFFQK